AGGTTTCATGACATGGACTTGTACAAGGATTCTTGTGAACGAGGATCCCTAGAGTAAGGTGCAAAAAAGTTCGTGACATGAGCACAGACACAAAGGAGAGTTCATGGAATAGAGACAAAGATATACGACGCTAGCAAACCCACATTGCCCACAACTGATATTGAAGAGTGGCATAAGattgatttttaaaagaaaataaaaaataataataataataataataataaaaacaacaacaaccactTATGTTTGATAAGGAATGTAGTAATGTGGTGATAAACtcacacattaaaaaaatattgtttaggATACATGTCTAAGTGAAAAAATGATTGAATCTCACATTGAAAAGATATAAGAGCATGAGAAACAATTTTCCTATATCCCATTCTCTTCCGtaaatgtaagaaaaatttatataaaaacttttaaaaaaatatttgaatcaGATTCTCTTGTTGTCCCATAAACtaagaaaaaatcaagaaagTTATACATCGATCTAAGGAAACAAAAGTGGTTCCttaacattatttaaattttttttttttttaaaaaaaaaaaaaaaaaaaaaaaaaaaaaaaactctttctcTTATTCTTATAGCATTTTAcgaaaacaatatttaaatagtttctctttcatctttttttctcctatcattctatcatttaatttaaaaaatatttagatgatataaaaatagtataagaaaaattattatggattgcatttacataaaaaaaaaaaaaaaaagagtaaaaagtaatttagttctttaaattaaaaagaaaccGTTATTAATGCATGCTCTTAAAAGTGTGAGCGATTAGGGTCAAATTCATTTGAGTTGTGTGATATCTAGGCCTCAAAGTTATACTTTGATAATTATCCTTCTAGCTAGAGGTAGAACAATCAAGGAGGATAAATTAATAAACCTGTATAGAGAGAgacgcagagagagagagagagagagagagagagagacagaattttaaaaagtcgagagagagagagagacagaattttaaaaagtcaaaacaTGTATTCATCGGTCTAAGCACACATTACATTTACACAGATCGACCCAACAGCCAACGTCGACCCTAAAAGTTTGGAAATGACTTTAgcaccaacaaaaagataaaaagagcAAAAGCAAAAATCGACAGCCTATTCCCAACCCATGTTCACatccttagcataaataaaaggaaaatcttGACTCTCGCTTCAATCTCTCTTTTAACTCTTGAGTTAATTTGGCGTTCATTTCATCCCAACAAAGTGGCTTGTCGTTATGCCGCTGATGGCGCCGTCACATACTGAATCGTACAAGCCTCGGAAAGAGCAGCCAAGAATGGCTTCATGTTCACCGGCTCCGCTTCACCATCTGCCGCCCCCGATCCCTTCTTGTAGTCCAACGACTCATCACTGTATACATCCCACCATTTCTTTACAAGCATTTTTATGTCCTCCCTCTGCATGTTCTCTTCTTTCCCTGTAAACCTCCATGGCTTTGATCCCTGCAGTCGTGGCCACAAATCAAACGTGTTAAGCTACGTACTAAACGCTAGAAGTTTAAAATTTAGCTACTAAACGACACAAAAAAAAAGTCACTAAAGTACTCACCGCTGCACAGTAGTGAACAACTTTCACTTTCTCCAGCTCCACATTTTCTGGGTGACGCCACAACATAGCAAGCACCAGATTGTAAACAAGAGGGATGGGCTTGTAAACACTCCTGAAGTACATGTTCAAGAAATCCTGCCAAAACAAACATAATACAACATATATTTTCAGCACAATCCAGGAATAACCCATTAAAAACGAGCACCAAACGAGCACCAAAAAACAGATTAATTGCAGAGAACTTGATTTTAGGTGGTATAATAGTTAAACGTGAGTTCAAATCATGTTTtcgtcatttattttttattttaagtactCAACCTTCCTTATTAAACCTTTTAAAGAGTGAGttgtattaaaatataaatcaaataattaaattcagcTATAAGTAGTTTTACACCTGCTCAGCAAATGGGGTTGGTGGTGTGACTTGTAGCTTCTTCAAGAGGTCCTCGTAGGTGGACAAACTGGGCTCGTACACAAACATGCCGGCGTTGAAGTAAAGGGATGGCCGCTGGCCCATCTCCGCCGGCCACGTCACCTTGTCAGGGCACTGCTGGCAGTACCCGACCTCGTACTGCGGCGTGTGACTCCATGTTTTCTCACAGAAGCAGTCCATCACTGCGTAGAAATACCCATCGGGCAGATCAAAGAGGTGGTCGATGTTATCAAACACCTGGATGTCTCCGTCCAAGTAGATCATTTTACTGTACTCGACAAACTACATCCAATGTCAAAATAATTAGCATTAATTACCTCGAAATTAAACTGTAATTTCaagaacttcaaaaaaaaaaaaaaaaaaaaaactgtaatttCAAGATGACAAAAatagccttttaaaaaaaggcagagagatatatcatatatacaattttttatatacatacggtatataaatatttttttttaaattgatcaTTAAATATGTAGGTCCACGTATTGAATATGTAGCCCATGTGTAAGTTTCGTTGGCTCTAtaaatccaatatatatatatatatatatatgaaagatgtaaaaaacatgtcaaaaaatCTGTCAAAACGAGAGGGGTATTCTCGCCAATAAGAGAAAACTGGAGTCCGACATGTCCGACATAAAAACAGGCAAACGAGGTTCCACACGAGTCTCCCATGCTAGATCGCCATGTGTAAGCACGGGAGATCCGGAGAACCGCCACGTGTAACAGAGAATCCAGGCCAGAGCTTAAACAAAGACCACGTAACGTTAATAATATCTTTCACGTACCTCCCATATGCGGAGCTTGGAGTAGTTGATGACGTAATAGGCCATGGCGAACGGGGTCTGGTTGTTGGGCGGGTAAACGGGTACAATCTCACGCACTATGCAGCCCTGGGACACCAGGATCCGACGGTGCTCCTCAGGAACGTCGGGTAGCACAGCGACGACCAAAGGGTACGCCGTTTTGGCCTTCCTCAGCCCCTTGGCCAGGCCAACGACGCCTTTCACGTAGTCTCCGTTTCCGGCCAAGAAAGTCACGAAGGCCCGGCTTGGCATGGTCACGGTTTTGGTAGGCGGTTCTACAGAAGCTGGAACGAGCTCAGGAGCCA
Above is a genomic segment from Alnus glutinosa chromosome 12, dhAlnGlut1.1, whole genome shotgun sequence containing:
- the LOC133851852 gene encoding galactinol synthase 1; protein product: MAPELVPASVEPPTKTVTMPSRAFVTFLAGNGDYVKGVVGLAKGLRKAKTAYPLVVAVLPDVPEEHRRILVSQGCIVREIVPVYPPNNQTPFAMAYYVINYSKLRIWEFVEYSKMIYLDGDIQVFDNIDHLFDLPDGYFYAVMDCFCEKTWSHTPQYEVGYCQQCPDKVTWPAEMGQRPSLYFNAGMFVYEPSLSTYEDLLKKLQVTPPTPFAEQDFLNMYFRSVYKPIPLVYNLVLAMLWRHPENVELEKVKVVHYCAAGSKPWRFTGKEENMQREDIKMLVKKWWDVYSDESLDYKKGSGAADGEAEPVNMKPFLAALSEACTIQYVTAPSAA